One part of the Vogesella sp. LIG4 genome encodes these proteins:
- the coaBC gene encoding bifunctional phosphopantothenoylcysteine decarboxylase/phosphopantothenate--cysteine ligase CoaBC, producing MAQKNILLGITGGVAAYKAAELTRLLVKAGHRVEVVMSENATRFVTPLTFQALSGHAVYHDVWDSRPDNAMAHIEMSRRADVFVIVPASADCIFKLAHGACDDLISTMAAARTCPLVVVPAMNRQMWDNPPNLRNIAQLQADGVQVWGPAHGVQACGETGPGRMLEPEEVFELLQGYFDEKVLAGKQVLLTAGPTFEPIDAVRGITNISSGKMGYALARACRDAGAEVTLVSGPTALTPPVNVRLLPVQTASEMYQAVLAEVGRSDVFISVAAVADYRVKNRSEHKLKKGDAVPVIELEENPDILATVAGLPAAPFCVGFAAESQNLLDFAEQKRKRKKVPLLVANLAQQAMGADHNEVVLLDDAGQHPLPALPKDEVGRAIVAHLAQCLNR from the coding sequence ATGGCGCAAAAAAACATTCTTCTGGGCATTACCGGCGGCGTAGCCGCCTACAAGGCGGCGGAGCTGACCCGGCTGCTGGTGAAGGCCGGCCACCGCGTGGAAGTGGTGATGAGCGAGAACGCCACCCGTTTCGTGACGCCGCTCACCTTCCAGGCGCTGTCCGGCCACGCGGTGTACCACGATGTGTGGGACAGCCGCCCGGACAACGCCATGGCGCACATCGAGATGTCGCGCCGCGCCGATGTATTCGTGATCGTGCCGGCCAGCGCCGACTGCATCTTCAAGCTGGCGCATGGCGCCTGCGACGACCTGATCTCCACCATGGCCGCCGCGCGTACCTGCCCGCTGGTGGTGGTGCCGGCGATGAACCGCCAGATGTGGGACAACCCGCCCAATCTGCGCAACATCGCCCAGCTGCAGGCCGATGGCGTGCAGGTGTGGGGGCCGGCACATGGCGTGCAGGCCTGCGGCGAAACCGGCCCGGGGCGCATGCTGGAGCCGGAGGAAGTGTTCGAGCTGCTGCAGGGCTATTTCGATGAAAAAGTACTGGCCGGCAAGCAGGTGCTGCTCACCGCCGGCCCCACCTTCGAGCCGATCGACGCCGTGCGCGGCATCACCAACATCAGCTCCGGCAAGATGGGCTACGCACTGGCGCGCGCCTGCCGCGATGCCGGCGCCGAGGTCACCCTGGTATCCGGCCCCACCGCCCTCACCCCGCCGGTGAACGTGCGCCTGCTGCCGGTGCAGACTGCCAGCGAAATGTACCAGGCGGTGCTGGCCGAGGTTGGCCGCAGCGATGTATTCATCAGCGTGGCGGCGGTAGCCGACTACCGGGTGAAGAACCGCAGCGAGCACAAGCTGAAGAAGGGTGACGCGGTACCGGTGATCGAGCTGGAAGAAAACCCGGACATCCTCGCCACCGTGGCCGGCCTGCCGGCGGCGCCGTTCTGCGTCGGCTTCGCCGCGGAAAGCCAGAACCTGCTGGATTTTGCCGAGCAGAAGCGCAAGCGCAAGAAGGTGCCGCTACTGGTGGCCAATCTGGCACAGCAGGCGATGGGCGCCGACCATAATGAGGTGGTGTTGCTGGACGACGCCGGCCAGCATCCGCTGCCGGCACTACCCAAGGACGAGGTTGGCCGCGCCATCGTGGCCCACCTCGCCCAGTGCCTCAACCGTTAA